A stretch of Halococcus sediminicola DNA encodes these proteins:
- a CDS encoding YcaO-like family protein, which translates to MNVGIVGSGPAVEGVRAALDESETRRIDPEAIPETDLAVVVDVAGAAVFERANALARESATPWLAVELGGVGGRAVCEAAITGFGPETACYDCLCARVAANADRAENEPNTDPATARLAGARAGYEISRLVAGERSVVMGGVVELPHAERRLLPVPSCECGGKRDRELRYEYVDRGLDDALGRAEAALDGRIGIVNEVGEVNSFPAPYYLARVGDTSKFSDAIAASEAAGVATDWDRAFMKALGEALERYSAGVYRTEAFEHGTPADVEGIVPPSSFVLPESTEADPGPISWVPGENLATGESVRLPAEFVQFPPPAHRHGPSITTGLGLGSSGVEALWSGLTEVVERDAAMLSWYSTFEPLGLAVDDEGFETLARRARSEGLTVTPVLLTQDVDMPVVAVAVERDEWPRFAVGSAAGFDPDEAARSALAEALQSWMELRAMGPDGAAEAEGEIGRYADAPGVAADFFAVDTHVPAASVGPETVPTGQDALDVLIDRVAEARLDVYGARLTPRDVESIGFEAVRVLVPDAQPLFTDEAFFGERASKVPDALGFEPRLDREFHPYP; encoded by the coding sequence ATGAACGTCGGCATCGTCGGCTCCGGCCCGGCCGTCGAAGGCGTGCGAGCGGCGCTCGACGAGAGCGAAACGCGACGAATCGACCCCGAAGCCATCCCCGAAACGGATCTCGCGGTCGTGGTGGATGTCGCAGGAGCGGCGGTCTTCGAGCGGGCAAACGCGCTCGCCCGCGAGAGCGCGACACCGTGGCTCGCGGTCGAACTCGGCGGCGTCGGCGGCCGCGCGGTCTGTGAGGCGGCCATCACCGGTTTCGGTCCCGAGACGGCCTGCTACGACTGTCTGTGTGCGCGTGTCGCGGCGAACGCCGACAGGGCCGAGAACGAGCCGAACACCGACCCCGCGACTGCACGGCTGGCCGGTGCGCGCGCCGGCTACGAGATCAGCCGACTGGTCGCGGGCGAGCGATCCGTCGTGATGGGTGGCGTCGTCGAACTGCCACACGCCGAGCGGCGGCTCCTCCCGGTGCCGAGCTGCGAGTGTGGGGGCAAGCGCGACCGAGAACTGCGCTACGAGTACGTCGACCGCGGCCTCGACGACGCGCTCGGACGGGCCGAGGCGGCTCTCGACGGGCGAATCGGCATCGTCAACGAAGTGGGCGAAGTCAACTCCTTTCCCGCGCCGTACTACCTCGCGCGGGTGGGCGACACGTCGAAGTTCAGCGACGCGATCGCGGCGAGCGAGGCCGCGGGCGTCGCCACCGACTGGGATCGCGCGTTCATGAAGGCGCTCGGCGAGGCGCTCGAACGCTACAGCGCCGGCGTCTATCGCACCGAGGCGTTCGAGCACGGCACGCCGGCGGACGTCGAGGGGATCGTCCCGCCGTCGTCGTTCGTGCTGCCGGAAAGTACGGAGGCGGATCCAGGACCGATTTCGTGGGTTCCCGGCGAGAACCTCGCGACCGGCGAATCGGTCCGACTGCCGGCGGAGTTCGTCCAGTTCCCGCCGCCGGCCCATCGCCACGGTCCCTCGATAACCACGGGGCTGGGGCTGGGAAGTTCGGGCGTCGAAGCGCTGTGGTCAGGCCTCACTGAGGTCGTCGAACGCGACGCGGCGATGCTCTCGTGGTATTCGACGTTCGAGCCGCTCGGGCTGGCGGTCGACGACGAGGGGTTCGAGACGCTCGCCCGGCGCGCGCGGTCCGAGGGATTGACCGTGACGCCCGTGTTGCTCACACAGGACGTCGATATGCCCGTCGTGGCGGTCGCCGTCGAGCGCGACGAGTGGCCCCGGTTCGCGGTCGGTTCGGCGGCGGGGTTCGATCCCGACGAGGCCGCGCGGTCGGCGCTTGCGGAGGCGCTCCAGAGCTGGATGGAGTTGCGCGCGATGGGCCCCGACGGAGCCGCCGAGGCCGAGGGTGAAATCGGTCGCTACGCCGATGCGCCCGGCGTGGCGGCGGACTTTTTCGCCGTCGATACCCATGTTCCGGCCGCAAGCGTCGGGCCGGAGACGGTGCCGACGGGCCAGGACGCGCTCGATGTGCTGATCGATCGGGTAGCCGAGGCACGACTCGATGTCTACGGTGCGCGACTCACGCCGCGAGACGTCGAGTCGATCGGCTTCGAGGCCGTGCGCGTGCTCGTGCCCGATGCACAGCCGCTGTTCACCGACGAGGCCTTCTTCGGCGAGCGCGCCAGCAAGGTGCCGGACGCGCTCGGGTTTGAGCCGCGACTCGACCGCGAGTTTCATCCCTATCCCTGA
- a CDS encoding DUF63 family protein: protein MAAIADWTDPARTWLAAAVAGTVAIIAAALAFPRAVYTGFIWRYFWGPIDADAHNAACAVRADGVVRRFAESETCRAAAAQGFTVAEPGYTLVSEAGYAIVLLFMLAGVLLLVRRLGIGTDRRLFFALIPFTLFGGALRVVEDANDAVPADATAAISYPANALIISPIIYLTVFVVTLAAILLSLWLARRDVVSEFEPPLAAMGTLALAATLAYLAFLSYSTEFVAFYPQMLVITLAIASGLAAGIYYAIDRLAPALNTGTGFIGLAILWAQAVDGVANVLASDWAQAIGLPFQYSAKHPINAIIVGATTAIFPPSIIDVIGDSWPFLLVKLVLAVGVIWLFDEQIFEESPRYSYLLMLAVLVVGLGPGTRDMLRATFGI, encoded by the coding sequence ATGGCTGCGATAGCGGACTGGACCGACCCTGCACGGACGTGGCTCGCGGCCGCCGTCGCGGGCACCGTCGCCATCATCGCCGCAGCGCTCGCCTTCCCGCGAGCGGTCTACACCGGCTTCATCTGGCGATATTTCTGGGGACCGATCGACGCCGACGCCCACAACGCCGCCTGTGCAGTCCGGGCCGATGGTGTGGTCCGGCGCTTCGCCGAGAGCGAGACCTGCCGCGCGGCCGCAGCACAAGGGTTCACCGTCGCCGAACCGGGCTACACGCTCGTCTCCGAAGCCGGCTACGCCATCGTCTTGCTGTTCATGCTCGCCGGTGTCCTACTTCTCGTTCGACGACTGGGTATCGGCACGGACAGGCGACTCTTCTTCGCACTGATCCCGTTCACCCTCTTCGGCGGCGCGCTTCGAGTGGTCGAAGACGCCAACGACGCCGTGCCCGCCGACGCGACCGCCGCCATCTCCTACCCCGCGAACGCGCTCATCATCAGTCCCATCATCTATCTCACGGTGTTCGTCGTCACGCTCGCGGCCATCCTCCTCAGTCTGTGGCTCGCCCGTCGGGACGTCGTCTCCGAGTTCGAACCGCCGCTCGCGGCGATGGGCACGCTCGCGCTCGCGGCGACGCTTGCCTATCTCGCCTTTCTTTCCTACTCGACCGAGTTCGTCGCCTTCTACCCGCAGATGCTCGTGATCACGCTCGCCATCGCCTCGGGGCTCGCCGCCGGCATCTACTACGCGATTGATCGGCTCGCGCCGGCACTCAACACCGGCACTGGGTTCATCGGGCTGGCAATCCTCTGGGCGCAGGCCGTCGACGGCGTGGCGAACGTACTGGCCTCGGACTGGGCGCAGGCCATCGGGCTCCCCTTCCAGTACAGCGCGAAACACCCCATCAACGCCATCATCGTCGGTGCCACCACGGCGATATTTCCCCCGTCGATCATCGACGTCATCGGCGACTCGTGGCCCTTTTTGCTCGTGAAGCTCGTTCTCGCGGTCGGCGTTATCTGGCTGTTCGACGAGCAGATCTTCGAGGAGAGCCCGCGCTACTCCTACCTCCTGATGCTCGCGGTGCTCGTCGTCGGACTGGGTCCCGGGACCCGGGACATGCTTCGGGCGACCTTCGGTATCTAG
- a CDS encoding DUF309 domain-containing protein produces MDDHTRDPSVEPPRGNPTGWRDDDQWEHATLRRAVVHGVRLYNAGEFHDSHDCFEDEWYNYGRGTTESRFLHGMVQVAAGAHKHFDFGDDAGVRSLFTTALDYFAGVPNDFYGTDLLDVRTVLTNALDEPSVLEGWTIRLDGESPEARPADVAYAAALE; encoded by the coding sequence ATGGACGACCACACCCGCGACCCCTCCGTGGAGCCACCACGGGGGAATCCGACGGGCTGGCGCGACGATGACCAGTGGGAGCACGCCACCCTCCGTCGAGCGGTCGTCCACGGCGTGCGCCTCTACAACGCGGGCGAATTTCACGATTCGCACGACTGTTTCGAGGACGAGTGGTACAACTACGGCCGCGGAACCACCGAGTCGCGGTTCCTCCACGGGATGGTGCAGGTCGCGGCGGGCGCGCACAAACACTTCGATTTTGGCGACGATGCGGGCGTGCGCTCGCTGTTCACCACGGCGCTCGACTACTTCGCGGGCGTGCCGAACGATTTCTATGGAACCGACCTGCTCGACGTTCGCACCGTCCTGACGAACGCGCTCGACGAGCCGAGTGTCCTAGAGGGCTGGACGATACGTCTCGACGGCGAATCGCCCGAAGCACGCCCGGCGGACGTCGCGTACGCGGCGGCGCTCGAATGA
- a CDS encoding M14 family metallopeptidase yields MRIEQLGDGEPEIAVVGGIHGDEPCGVRAVEQLIEREPDVDRPVKCIVANEEALERDVRYVDADLNRVFPGDPDSDAHEERLAASLLAELKGCTTLSMHSTQSYTGTFAVLADETLTLARSVCPYLTLDAAVDASAFTEGRLIEHAPVIEVECGYQGSEGATENASTIAREFLAALGALPGGEPHSEGVPLYRLTHLIPKSRAEAYDVPATNFERVAAGETYATVDGEALVADEPFYPVLMSPYGYEDEFGYSAEPAGRLGGTNAGDERDRSGYPG; encoded by the coding sequence ATGCGAATCGAGCAGTTGGGCGACGGCGAGCCGGAAATCGCTGTCGTCGGTGGGATTCACGGCGACGAGCCGTGTGGCGTGCGCGCGGTCGAACAGCTCATCGAGCGAGAGCCGGACGTCGACAGACCGGTGAAGTGTATCGTCGCCAACGAGGAGGCGCTCGAACGCGACGTGCGTTACGTCGACGCCGACCTCAACCGGGTGTTCCCGGGCGATCCCGACAGCGACGCCCACGAGGAGCGCCTCGCCGCTTCCCTACTTGCGGAACTCAAGGGCTGTACGACCCTCTCGATGCACTCGACGCAGTCCTACACGGGCACCTTCGCCGTGCTCGCCGACGAGACGCTAACGCTCGCACGCTCGGTCTGTCCGTACCTCACGCTCGATGCGGCCGTCGACGCGAGCGCGTTCACCGAGGGTCGCCTCATCGAGCACGCACCCGTCATCGAGGTCGAGTGCGGGTATCAGGGTTCGGAAGGGGCCACCGAGAACGCCAGCACCATCGCCAGGGAATTCCTCGCGGCGCTCGGCGCGCTGCCGGGCGGCGAGCCACACAGCGAGGGCGTTCCGCTGTATCGTCTCACCCACCTGATTCCGAAGAGTAGGGCCGAAGCCTACGACGTGCCGGCGACGAACTTCGAGCGCGTCGCCGCGGGCGAGACCTACGCGACCGTCGACGGCGAGGCACTCGTCGCCGACGAGCCGTTCTATCCCGTCCTCATGTCGCCGTACGGCTACGAAGACGAGTTCGGCTACAGCGCGGAACCCGCCGGACGGCTCGGCGGAACGAACGCCGGCGACGAGCGCGACCGCTCGGGATACCCCGGCTAG
- a CDS encoding UPF0179 family protein, with the protein MSQVTLIGTRLAEVGTEFTYEGEASACEGCPYREQCLNLSEGTKYRVTDVRENAQTLECGVHDTGVRAVEVEPAPVMANVSPKSAYAGSKASLEGPCPHTGCPSHEYCEPAGAEFDTEYRIREVIGDPPHDYCHLDRELSLVEFAAAEE; encoded by the coding sequence ATGTCACAGGTCACGCTCATCGGCACGCGCCTCGCGGAGGTCGGCACCGAATTCACCTACGAGGGCGAGGCCAGCGCCTGTGAGGGCTGTCCCTACCGCGAGCAGTGTCTCAACCTCTCCGAGGGCACGAAATACCGCGTTACGGACGTGCGCGAGAACGCCCAGACCCTCGAATGCGGCGTCCACGACACCGGGGTGCGCGCCGTCGAGGTCGAACCCGCACCCGTGATGGCAAACGTCTCGCCGAAGAGCGCCTACGCGGGGAGCAAAGCCAGCCTAGAAGGGCCGTGTCCGCACACCGGCTGTCCGAGCCACGAATACTGCGAGCCGGCGGGTGCGGAGTTCGACACCGAGTACCGGATTCGGGAGGTCATCGGCGACCCACCACACGACTACTGCCACCTCGACCGCGAACTGTCGCTGGTGGAGTTCGCAGCGGCCGAGGAGTGA
- a CDS encoding DUF5820 family protein, whose product MSEFEDLPDSWTVWNEGGDRCILVYRPDVFDSHEFPAACLPTIYLTHGRRSRRPGSERDPAPSDPWYVTLFLEPEVDRDAERFDSREAAIAGTVTLAERFADGAVDYRALYQVPREDYFAKLDELTGG is encoded by the coding sequence ATGAGCGAGTTCGAGGACCTGCCCGATTCGTGGACCGTCTGGAACGAGGGCGGCGACCGGTGTATCCTCGTCTATCGACCCGACGTCTTCGACAGCCACGAGTTCCCCGCAGCCTGCCTGCCGACCATCTATCTGACCCACGGTCGGCGCTCGCGCCGTCCCGGCAGCGAACGCGACCCCGCCCCCTCCGACCCGTGGTACGTCACACTGTTTTTGGAACCCGAAGTCGATCGTGACGCCGAGCGCTTCGACTCTCGGGAGGCAGCCATCGCGGGCACCGTAACCCTCGCCGAACGCTTCGCCGACGGTGCGGTGGACTATCGGGCGCTGTATCAGGTGCCCCGCGAGGACTACTTCGCGAAGCTCGACGAACTCACCGGTGGGTGA
- a CDS encoding PrkA family serine protein kinase, whose translation MSGDTNTLEALSEEYRASIPTDLRTARPFQWYLDELRAEPAIARNAHQRVADMFDFYGSEYDDETGVVEYHLATEDPLGEGENTFYGREIHEAIHEFVNKAKSGARGLGPERRIKLLLGPVGSGKSDFDRQVRKYFEDYTMREEGRMYTFRWTNLGDVIADQDPADDTVRSPMNQDPLVLLPLDQRKRIVEELNERLDAPYTIQNEQSLDPASEFYMDSLLGYYDDDLQQVVENHIEIIRLTADENKRQTIETFEPKDKKNQDETELTGDVNYSKIAIYGESDPRAFDYSGAFCNANRGIFSGEELLKLQREFLYDFLHATQEMTIKPKSNPRMDIDQVIVGRTNMPEYKEKKGDEKMEAFNDRTKRIDFPYVLQYDEEANIYRKMLANADVPDIHVEPHTLEMAGLFGVLTRIEEPDSGTVDLLQKAKAYNGEIDEAEDVDVKKLREEATETAEIGEGMEGVSPRFIGDEIAEAIMDSMHRERGFLSALTTFNHLEGNLENHGSIAEDLFDTYYRYLELVREEYRERAIEDVRHALAYDLDEIQRQGEKYMDHVMAYIDDDTVEDELTGREQGPDETFLRSVEEKLDVPEDRKDDFRQEVSNWVSRRAREGDTFNPQDNDRLRRALERKLWEDKKHNINFSALVSSGEMDDEERSAWIDALREQGYSRGGAKEVLEFAGAEVAKAEMEE comes from the coding sequence ATGTCAGGCGATACCAACACGCTCGAAGCGCTCAGCGAGGAGTACCGTGCATCGATCCCGACCGACCTCCGCACGGCCCGGCCGTTCCAGTGGTATCTGGACGAACTCCGCGCCGAGCCGGCCATCGCCCGCAACGCCCACCAGCGCGTCGCGGACATGTTCGACTTCTACGGCTCCGAGTACGACGACGAAACCGGCGTGGTCGAGTACCACCTCGCCACCGAGGACCCCCTCGGCGAGGGCGAGAACACCTTTTATGGGAGAGAGATCCACGAAGCCATCCACGAGTTCGTCAACAAGGCCAAATCCGGTGCGCGCGGACTGGGTCCCGAACGCCGCATCAAACTTCTCTTGGGGCCTGTGGGGTCGGGCAAATCGGATTTCGACAGACAGGTGCGAAAATACTTCGAAGACTACACGATGCGCGAGGAGGGGCGGATGTACACCTTCCGCTGGACGAATCTCGGCGACGTGATCGCCGACCAGGACCCCGCCGACGACACCGTGCGCAGCCCGATGAATCAGGATCCCCTGGTTCTGCTGCCGCTCGACCAGCGCAAACGGATCGTCGAGGAGTTGAACGAGCGCCTCGACGCGCCCTACACCATCCAGAACGAGCAGTCGCTCGACCCCGCCAGCGAGTTCTACATGGATTCGCTGCTTGGCTACTACGACGACGACCTCCAGCAAGTCGTCGAGAATCACATCGAAATCATTCGTCTGACCGCCGACGAGAACAAGCGACAGACCATCGAGACCTTCGAGCCGAAGGACAAGAAGAACCAAGACGAAACCGAGTTGACGGGTGACGTCAACTACTCTAAAATCGCTATCTACGGGGAGAGCGACCCACGAGCCTTCGATTACTCGGGAGCCTTTTGTAACGCCAATCGAGGCATCTTCTCGGGCGAGGAGCTGCTAAAGCTCCAGCGGGAATTTTTGTACGATTTCCTGCACGCCACCCAAGAGATGACCATCAAACCGAAGAGCAACCCGCGGATGGACATCGACCAAGTGATCGTCGGCCGGACGAACATGCCCGAGTACAAGGAGAAAAAGGGCGACGAGAAGATGGAAGCGTTCAACGACCGGACCAAGCGCATCGACTTTCCCTACGTCCTCCAGTACGACGAGGAGGCGAACATCTACCGGAAGATGCTCGCGAACGCCGACGTGCCCGACATCCACGTCGAACCGCATACCCTCGAGATGGCCGGCCTCTTTGGGGTACTAACCCGCATCGAGGAACCCGACTCCGGTACTGTCGATCTGCTCCAGAAGGCCAAAGCCTACAACGGCGAGATCGACGAGGCCGAGGACGTCGACGTCAAAAAGCTGCGCGAAGAGGCGACCGAGACCGCCGAAATCGGCGAGGGGATGGAGGGCGTTTCGCCGCGGTTCATCGGCGACGAGATCGCCGAGGCGATCATGGACTCGATGCACCGGGAACGGGGATTCCTCTCGGCGCTGACGACGTTCAACCATCTGGAGGGGAACCTCGAAAACCACGGCTCGATCGCCGAGGACCTCTTCGACACCTACTACCGGTATCTCGAACTCGTGCGCGAGGAGTACCGCGAGCGCGCCATCGAGGACGTCCGCCACGCGCTCGCCTACGACCTCGACGAGATCCAGCGCCAGGGCGAGAAGTACATGGACCACGTGATGGCGTACATCGACGACGACACTGTCGAGGACGAACTCACCGGGCGCGAACAGGGTCCCGACGAGACCTTCCTTCGCTCTGTGGAGGAGAAACTCGACGTACCCGAGGACCGGAAGGATGACTTCCGTCAGGAGGTCTCGAACTGGGTGTCGCGGCGCGCGCGCGAGGGCGACACGTTCAACCCACAGGACAACGACCGACTGCGCCGGGCCTTGGAGCGCAAGCTCTGGGAGGACAAGAAACACAACATCAACTTCTCGGCGCTCGTGTCGTCGGGCGAGATGGACGACGAGGAGCGCAGCGCGTGGATCGACGCACTGCGCGAACAGGGCTACTCCCGGGGCGGGGCCAAGGAGGTGCTCGAATTCGCCGGTGCGGAGGTCGCAAAGGCAGAGATGGAAGAATGA
- a CDS encoding PrkA family serine protein kinase, giving the protein MSEHTGESGEEYVTAADRALRATYEDPMSLAEYVDAALTEPRIAAHASKYLVAAIEAAGTRSVIEEGEETERYRFFDDPHNDGEHAILGNTEVLNAFVDDLRSIAAQRGKDEKIIWLAGPTATGKSELKRCLINGLREFSKTDAGRRYTVEWNVAGVGEAPGLTYGGEYRDDEDDWYASPVQSHPLTVFPPEVRADIVDALNARSDDHVPITVEGRLDPFCREAYDYLEERYRREGVRDLFSAVTDRRHLRVKNYVVDVGQGIGVLHSEDDGSPKERLVGSWMAGMVRELDSRGRKNPQAFSYDGVLSQGNGLLTIVEDAAQHADLLRKLLNVPDEGSVKLDKGIGMDLDTQLVIISNPDLEAQLNQHAERDGRDPLKALKRRLDRREFDYLTNVSLEAELIRRELTNETTVWRAESYEELEGTIAEPITMTVGSGRDVTDIELAPHAVGTAALYSVVTRLDDTDLPTGMDLVDKALLFDQGYLQHGDERTEREAYDFDGEGADGESGIPVTYTRDVIADLLYADRERHHPDLPVEDVVMPQDVLNAMAAGLAEAPVFSTGERGEFESRVVQVKNQLFERQRADVLEAMLHDKRVDEATVAEYVEHVYAWATDENVENDRGEREEPDPLVMKVFETEHLGRFGPESYDGNQPSPAVRQFRTEKIITALNRHAWHSRDDEFRASDVALTEIPVVDTVLGSYDWDDVRRAYEDFDPRQWEDPPSGTETARLKEQTIAKMVELFEYSEASAELTSRHVMGQVSYRWD; this is encoded by the coding sequence ATGAGCGAACATACCGGCGAATCGGGCGAGGAGTACGTCACGGCGGCCGATCGCGCACTGCGGGCGACCTACGAGGACCCGATGAGCCTCGCCGAGTACGTCGACGCGGCGCTCACGGAGCCACGAATCGCCGCTCACGCCTCGAAGTATCTCGTCGCGGCCATCGAGGCCGCCGGAACGAGAAGCGTGATCGAGGAGGGCGAGGAGACCGAGCGCTATCGCTTCTTCGACGACCCGCACAACGACGGCGAGCACGCGATCCTCGGCAACACCGAGGTCCTGAACGCCTTCGTCGACGACCTGCGCTCGATCGCCGCCCAGCGTGGGAAAGACGAGAAGATCATCTGGCTCGCCGGTCCCACGGCAACTGGTAAGTCCGAACTCAAGCGCTGTCTCATCAACGGGCTACGCGAGTTCTCGAAGACCGACGCCGGCCGGCGCTATACGGTGGAGTGGAACGTCGCGGGCGTCGGCGAGGCTCCCGGGCTGACCTACGGCGGCGAGTACCGCGACGACGAGGACGACTGGTACGCGAGTCCGGTCCAGTCCCATCCCCTCACGGTGTTCCCGCCGGAGGTGCGCGCCGACATCGTCGATGCGCTCAACGCGCGCAGCGACGATCACGTCCCAATCACCGTCGAGGGACGTCTCGACCCGTTCTGTCGGGAAGCGTACGACTACCTCGAAGAGCGCTATCGCCGTGAGGGCGTTCGGGACCTGTTCTCGGCGGTGACGGACCGGCGACACCTCCGAGTGAAGAACTACGTGGTGGACGTCGGACAGGGCATCGGCGTGTTGCATTCGGAGGACGACGGCTCGCCCAAAGAGCGCCTCGTCGGTTCGTGGATGGCCGGGATGGTGCGCGAACTCGACTCCCGGGGCAGAAAGAACCCGCAGGCCTTTTCGTACGATGGCGTGCTCTCGCAGGGTAACGGACTCCTGACGATCGTCGAGGACGCCGCCCAGCACGCGGACCTCCTCCGGAAACTGCTCAACGTCCCCGACGAGGGGTCGGTGAAGCTGGACAAGGGCATCGGAATGGACCTCGACACCCAACTGGTGATCATCTCGAACCCCGACCTCGAAGCGCAACTGAACCAGCACGCCGAACGCGACGGCCGCGATCCGCTGAAGGCGCTCAAACGTCGCCTCGATAGGCGGGAGTTCGACTATCTGACGAACGTCTCGCTCGAAGCCGAGTTGATCCGGCGCGAACTCACCAACGAGACCACGGTCTGGCGCGCAGAGAGCTACGAGGAGCTAGAGGGGACGATCGCCGAGCCGATCACGATGACGGTCGGCAGCGGTCGCGACGTCACGGACATCGAACTCGCGCCGCACGCGGTCGGGACGGCGGCGCTCTACAGCGTCGTCACGCGGCTCGACGATACCGACCTCCCGACGGGCATGGACCTCGTGGACAAGGCGCTGCTGTTCGATCAGGGCTACCTCCAGCACGGCGACGAACGCACCGAGCGCGAGGCATACGACTTCGATGGGGAGGGTGCCGACGGCGAGAGCGGGATTCCCGTCACCTACACTCGTGACGTCATCGCCGACCTCCTCTATGCCGACCGCGAGCGCCACCACCCCGACCTCCCCGTCGAGGACGTCGTCATGCCACAGGACGTGTTGAACGCGATGGCGGCCGGGCTGGCCGAGGCCCCCGTCTTCTCGACGGGCGAGCGCGGCGAGTTCGAGAGCCGCGTCGTACAGGTGAAAAACCAGCTGTTCGAGCGCCAGCGCGCGGACGTGCTCGAAGCCATGCTCCATGACAAGCGCGTCGACGAGGCGACCGTCGCCGAGTACGTCGAGCACGTCTACGCGTGGGCGACGGACGAGAACGTCGAGAACGACCGCGGCGAGCGCGAAGAGCCGGACCCACTGGTGATGAAGGTCTTCGAGACCGAACATCTCGGACGGTTCGGTCCCGAGAGCTACGACGGCAACCAGCCCTCGCCGGCGGTCAGACAGTTCCGCACGGAGAAGATCATCACCGCCCTGAATCGGCACGCGTGGCACAGCCGCGACGACGAATTTCGTGCGAGTGACGTCGCGCTGACTGAGATCCCCGTCGTCGACACAGTGTTAGGAAGCTACGACTGGGACGACGTCCGGCGGGCCTACGAGGACTTCGACCCGCGCCAGTGGGAGGACCCGCCGAGCGGAACGGAGACGGCGCGACTCAAGGAACAAACTATCGCGAAGATGGTCGAACTGTTCGAGTACAGCGAGGCTTCTGCCGAACTGACCAGCCGGCACGTCATGGGACAGGTGAGCTACCGATGGGACTGA
- a CDS encoding YeaH/YhbH family protein, which yields MGLREDLERYREVGEERREDLAEFIQYGDLGGSRPDSVRVPIKIVDLPGFEYDKRDQGGVGQGDGDTPEPGQQVGQPQPGDDEGEAGEEGGEHEYYEMNPEEFAQELDKRLGLDLEPKGKQVIEEIEGDYTDVSRTGPNSTLDFERMFKEGLKRKLAMDFDREYVREALRVDGMGPESVFEWARGKHLPVSRAWLDDEYAKLAPGERTHWPSIEAMEANVEETDTVARIRKEGIDHVPFRREDERYRYPEIVEEREKNVVVVNIRDVSGSMREQKRELVERTFTPLDWYLTGKYDHAEFVYIAHDAEAWRVEREEFFGIRSGGGTKISSAYDLAAAILDEEYPWNDWNRYVFAAGDSENSSNDTEENVIPLMEGIPANLHAYVETQPSGNAINATHAEEIERHFHETENVAVAYVNGPGDVVGAIETILNTEDDNE from the coding sequence ATGGGACTGAGGGAGGACCTCGAACGCTACCGCGAGGTCGGCGAGGAGCGCCGCGAGGACCTCGCGGAGTTCATTCAATATGGGGACCTCGGCGGCAGCCGCCCCGATTCGGTGCGCGTCCCCATCAAGATCGTCGACCTGCCGGGCTTCGAGTACGACAAGCGCGACCAGGGTGGCGTCGGGCAGGGTGACGGCGATACACCCGAACCGGGCCAGCAGGTGGGTCAGCCCCAGCCCGGCGACGACGAGGGCGAGGCCGGCGAGGAGGGCGGCGAGCACGAATACTACGAGATGAATCCCGAAGAATTCGCTCAGGAACTCGACAAGCGGCTGGGGCTCGACCTCGAACCCAAAGGCAAGCAAGTAATCGAGGAGATCGAGGGCGATTACACCGACGTCAGTCGGACGGGCCCCAATAGCACGCTCGATTTCGAGCGGATGTTCAAGGAGGGTCTCAAGCGCAAACTGGCGATGGACTTCGACCGCGAGTACGTCCGCGAGGCGCTCAGGGTCGATGGAATGGGCCCCGAGTCGGTCTTCGAGTGGGCACGCGGCAAACACCTCCCGGTCTCGCGGGCGTGGCTCGACGACGAGTACGCGAAACTCGCGCCCGGCGAGCGCACGCACTGGCCGTCCATCGAGGCGATGGAGGCGAACGTCGAGGAGACCGATACCGTCGCCCGCATCCGCAAGGAGGGCATCGACCACGTGCCCTTCCGTCGCGAGGACGAGCGCTATCGCTACCCCGAGATCGTCGAGGAGCGCGAGAAAAACGTGGTCGTCGTGAACATCCGCGACGTCTCGGGGTCGATGCGCGAACAGAAGCGCGAACTCGTCGAGCGGACGTTCACGCCGCTCGATTGGTACTTGACTGGGAAGTACGACCACGCGGAGTTCGTCTATATCGCCCACGACGCCGAGGCGTGGCGCGTCGAGCGCGAGGAGTTCTTCGGCATCCGCTCCGGCGGGGGGACCAAGATTTCGAGCGCGTACGACCTCGCGGCGGCAATCTTGGACGAGGAGTACCCGTGGAACGACTGGAACAGGTACGTCTTCGCCGCGGGTGACTCCGAGAATTCGAGCAATGACACCGAAGAGAACGTGATCCCGCTGATGGAGGGAATCCCCGCGAATCTCCACGCCTACGTCGAGACCCAGCCGTCGGGCAACGCCATCAACGCGACTCACGCCGAGGAGATCGAACGCCACTTCCACGAGACGGAGAACGTCGCCGTCGCCTACGTCAACGGGCCGGGCGACGTCGTAGGTGCCATCGAGACCATCCTGAACACCGAGGACGACAATGAGTGA